Proteins co-encoded in one Candidatus Methylomirabilota bacterium genomic window:
- a CDS encoding SDR family oxidoreductase, which yields LVNNVGIGSKGSVVEEKPETWRRVMQVNVETMFLASRAAIPAMIRTARGGAIVNISSISALRPRGLTTYSASKGAVIALSRAMAVDHGRDGIRVNCIAPGPVYTPMVYARGMSPAARDQRRRASVLAREGTGWDIGQAARFLLSGHARYITGQVLVVDGGATLVGPARESQTEH from the coding sequence CTGGTCAACAACGTGGGCATCGGCAGCAAGGGCAGCGTGGTCGAGGAGAAGCCCGAGACCTGGCGGCGGGTGATGCAGGTCAACGTCGAGACCATGTTCCTCGCCTCCAGGGCCGCGATCCCCGCGATGATCCGCACCGCCAGGGGCGGAGCCATCGTGAACATCTCGTCGATCTCGGCCCTGCGCCCGCGCGGCCTCACCACCTACTCCGCCTCCAAGGGCGCGGTGATCGCGCTCAGCCGGGCCATGGCGGTGGACCACGGCCGCGACGGCATCCGCGTCAACTGCATCGCCCCCGGCCCGGTGTACACCCCGATGGTCTACGCGCGCGGCATGAGCCCGGCAGCGCGCGACCAGCGGCGACGCGCCTCCGTCCTGGCCCGCGAGGGCACCGGCTGGGACATCGGGCAGGCCGCCCGCTTCCTGCTCTCGGGCCACGCCCGCTACATCACCGGCCAGGTGCTGGTGGTGGACGGCGGCGCCACGCTCGTCGGCCCGGCCCGCGAATCCCAGACCGAGCACTAG
- a CDS encoding TIGR03560 family F420-dependent LLM class oxidoreductase, with protein MRFGMFTSMGNQTWPGVLELWRHAEATRWDVACVTDHFMPNTKEREGAMLEGWSTLTALAALVPRMQVGTIVLGNTYRHPAVVAKMAAQVDIISNGRLLLGLGAGWQENEHEAYGIPFYTMRERLERLDEACQVMRALWTEDRSTFTGRYYTLSDAPLQPKPVQRPHPELMIGGGGEKVTLLTVARHADHWNVWGGPKVLAHKGRILDEHCGTVGRDPKSIRRSANMALLITDKKADVEALAETLGARMGRHAADARDTCLAGTPEQIRETLAALRAAKVDTVFIPTLFRPLPELRRDLDRFIAEIAPAFR; from the coding sequence ATGCGCTTCGGCATGTTCACGAGCATGGGCAACCAGACCTGGCCCGGCGTCCTCGAATTGTGGCGGCACGCGGAGGCGACGCGCTGGGACGTGGCCTGCGTCACCGATCACTTCATGCCGAACACGAAGGAGCGGGAGGGCGCGATGCTCGAGGGCTGGAGCACGCTGACCGCGCTGGCCGCGCTGGTGCCGCGCATGCAGGTCGGCACCATCGTGCTCGGCAACACCTATCGCCATCCCGCGGTGGTGGCCAAGATGGCCGCGCAGGTGGACATCATCTCGAACGGCCGGCTGCTGCTCGGGCTGGGCGCGGGCTGGCAGGAGAACGAGCACGAGGCCTATGGCATCCCCTTCTACACCATGCGCGAGCGCCTCGAGCGGCTCGACGAGGCCTGCCAGGTGATGCGCGCGCTCTGGACGGAGGACCGCAGCACCTTCACGGGCCGCTACTACACGCTGTCCGACGCGCCGTTGCAGCCCAAGCCGGTGCAGCGCCCGCATCCCGAATTGATGATCGGCGGCGGCGGCGAGAAGGTGACGCTGCTCACCGTCGCCCGGCACGCCGATCACTGGAACGTCTGGGGCGGGCCGAAGGTGCTCGCCCACAAGGGCCGCATCCTGGACGAGCACTGCGGGACCGTCGGCCGCGATCCCAAGTCGATCCGCCGCTCGGCCAACATGGCGCTGCTCATCACCGACAAGAAGGCCGATGTCGAGGCGCTGGCCGAGACGCTGGGCGCGCGCATGGGCCGGCACGCCGCCGACGCCCGCGACACCTGCCTGGCCGGCACGCCCGAGCAGATCCGGGAGACGCTGGCCGCGCTGCGGGCCGCGAAGGTCGACACCGTGTTCATCCCGACCCTGTTCCGTCCCCTGCCCGAGCTGCGGCGCGACCTGGACCGGTTCATCGCGGAGATCGCCCCCGCCTTCCGCTGA
- a CDS encoding DUF748 domain-containing protein, giving the protein MAGRRVWVATAVVLFVGLVLATAALWLALPGIARWVVTRQIEAQTGRQVTMAAFDLDVPRRRIHVAGFRLADREPGPPLLELDTLDVRFRLRDLLRGRVHLREITLAAPRLRVVRTGRGVLNISDLLERPAPPTGPPAPFTVDRLALTGGTILFEDHTLTPPRAWRAEALTIEATSLSTMTPQPLGTARLTATVAGAPLAIETSGIALTPLQGRARITLRDVDATLANLYLPSDTAVVLDKAKVGAAVDASRDAQGGVALVGQARIDDIVVRRRGVDASLVTVPALVFDLTSRRSPEGRPLGRIEMTGRATVFDPRPGRSNRFQIDRLKVVADGIDASGAQPAQITATAALPGGGALDVQGRARPAPAGAELRARISRVDLGFWAPYFSLPLVFTGTAETDLTVDVGAGSPRVRGRMAINGVTVRDGAQRLAAADAIELTGLDTQWPKVRAERVRLKRPRATIRRDREGHLSITELVETLKRPGREDAAAAPAAAAEKPTPLPPDFSAELGEVILEDARTRLDDATVEPPLRLRLAPIRLTVRDLTWPNRRPASVQLTASTPERGTIETQGTVTLDPIRFELRTRLVGIDVSPYRPYLPLRAQLDGHLEGEVTAKGTVGAKIEATAQGSVALADVAFRDGDRQILTVGRLELAKLDYTWPATATIERVHMQKSWVLLERRADGSLPIAGILTPRRAPPAPAVAADPGSARPAPLDVKLAVREVRFEDGGATVVDAAVSPTARLEVAGVRLTARDFAWPPQVPMPVQMEAPTPGSGRLTARGSIDLSAHHLDLQVTPTAVDLAPMQPYLPVRGRVAGKASGDLQVRATLEPFTLTARGTASVADVALADDARPLVTATRLETTGIEFTWPASLIVDRVRLQKPWAQIERAADDSFPLAALLAPPAAPAGAPPRESRPGGAAGPPALDLRVRRAGIADGTFVLIDATERPPARAEIREARLGVRNFTWPAREAVDVRLRANTATGGSVDARGQARLDRQTVDLKITAKQLDLATLQAFLPSRGTLAGKVDSDLRVKGTLSPLSVAATGSVAVDDTIFGDGQRMLAYIKRVDMTGIDADWPRRATVQRMAIDKPWALVEREADGRLPLLDLLFPPASAGTAAAPQPPPSPRAGAAPRGESGADPIIAVGELAVDEGFVRFVDRTTTPAFTEEASRMVVTGRALGTVRNGKGPLALTGRLSGGTPFELKGTLGALTGPLNLDLDGKLTDFPLPRVNPYANKLIGWIARRGVFGTTVRYRVSDNVLTASNDIVLGQPDFVPSRTGDEVRERVGVPLGTLIALLKNARGEVRLSVPVTGNVATRQFDFSDAFWQAVRKTAIGVVSLPVSWVGKIFYTEDARVETIQIWPVYFEPGTVRFAEGFDKQAQRVGTFLRDAPAVKLAMKSVLTVDDIAALKRDALRQRLEGAAREAGAGGVEAAAARLFAERFPGRPAPGGVDATVAELARDEPNPDAAAKTLSTRRMEATRAQLQSAARIEPARLHVTEGLVPVEGAGRGRVEFEIEP; this is encoded by the coding sequence GTGGCCGGTCGCCGCGTCTGGGTCGCCACCGCCGTCGTCCTCTTCGTCGGCCTCGTGCTGGCGACGGCCGCGCTCTGGCTGGCCCTGCCCGGCATCGCGCGCTGGGTGGTCACGCGGCAGATCGAGGCCCAGACCGGCCGTCAGGTCACGATGGCCGCGTTCGACCTCGACGTGCCCCGCCGGCGCATCCACGTGGCGGGATTCCGCCTCGCGGACCGCGAGCCGGGCCCCCCGCTGCTCGAGCTCGACACCCTCGACGTCCGCTTCCGGCTCCGCGACCTCCTGCGCGGCCGCGTGCATCTCCGGGAGATCACGCTCGCCGCGCCGCGCTTGCGCGTCGTGCGCACCGGCCGCGGCGTGCTCAACATCTCCGACCTGCTCGAGCGGCCGGCGCCGCCGACGGGCCCGCCGGCGCCCTTCACCGTCGATCGGCTCGCACTCACCGGCGGGACGATCCTCTTCGAGGACCACACGCTGACTCCGCCACGCGCCTGGCGCGCGGAGGCCCTCACGATCGAGGCGACGTCGCTCTCCACGATGACCCCGCAGCCGCTCGGAACCGCCCGCCTCACCGCCACGGTCGCGGGCGCGCCGCTGGCGATCGAGACCTCCGGGATCGCCTTGACGCCGCTACAGGGGCGGGCCCGCATCACGCTGCGCGACGTCGACGCGACCCTGGCCAATCTCTATCTGCCGTCCGATACCGCGGTGGTCCTCGACAAGGCGAAGGTCGGCGCCGCCGTCGACGCGAGCCGGGACGCCCAGGGCGGGGTGGCGCTCGTCGGGCAGGCGCGCATCGACGACATCGTGGTCCGCCGCCGGGGCGTCGACGCCTCCCTCGTCACGGTGCCCGCGCTCGTGTTCGATCTGACGAGCCGCCGCTCGCCGGAGGGCCGCCCGCTCGGGCGCATCGAGATGACCGGACGGGCCACCGTGTTCGACCCGCGGCCCGGCAGGTCCAATCGCTTCCAGATCGACCGGCTCAAGGTGGTCGCCGACGGCATCGATGCCTCGGGCGCGCAGCCGGCGCAGATCACCGCGACCGCCGCGCTGCCCGGCGGCGGCGCGCTGGACGTCCAGGGCCGCGCGCGGCCCGCGCCGGCCGGCGCCGAGCTGCGCGCGCGCATCAGCCGGGTCGATCTGGGGTTCTGGGCGCCGTACTTCTCGCTGCCGCTGGTCTTCACCGGAACCGCCGAGACCGACCTCACCGTGGACGTCGGCGCCGGCTCCCCCCGGGTGCGCGGGCGAATGGCGATCAACGGCGTCACCGTCAGGGACGGCGCGCAGCGCCTCGCCGCCGCCGACGCGATCGAGCTGACCGGCCTCGACACGCAGTGGCCGAAGGTGCGGGCCGAGCGCGTGCGGCTCAAGCGGCCGCGCGCGACGATCCGCCGCGATCGGGAGGGACACCTCTCCATCACCGAGCTGGTGGAGACGCTGAAGCGGCCCGGGCGCGAGGACGCCGCGGCCGCGCCGGCGGCGGCCGCGGAGAAGCCGACGCCGTTGCCGCCCGATTTCTCCGCCGAGCTGGGGGAAGTGATCCTGGAGGACGCGCGCACGCGCCTCGACGACGCCACCGTGGAGCCGCCGCTCCGCCTCCGGCTGGCCCCGATCCGGCTGACCGTGCGCGATTTGACGTGGCCGAATCGCCGGCCCGCCAGCGTGCAGCTCACCGCGAGCACCCCGGAGCGCGGCACCATCGAGACCCAGGGCACGGTCACCCTCGATCCGATCCGCTTCGAGCTGCGCACGCGCCTGGTCGGCATCGACGTGTCGCCCTATCGGCCCTACCTGCCGCTCAGGGCGCAGCTCGACGGGCACCTCGAAGGCGAGGTCACCGCGAAGGGCACCGTCGGAGCGAAGATCGAGGCGACCGCGCAGGGCTCGGTCGCGCTGGCCGACGTGGCCTTCCGCGACGGCGATCGGCAGATCCTCACGGTGGGACGCCTCGAGCTGGCGAAGCTCGACTACACCTGGCCGGCCACCGCCACCATCGAGCGCGTGCACATGCAGAAGTCGTGGGTGCTGCTCGAGCGGCGCGCCGACGGCTCGCTGCCGATCGCCGGTATTCTCACGCCGCGGCGCGCGCCTCCGGCGCCGGCCGTGGCCGCCGATCCCGGATCGGCGCGTCCCGCGCCGCTGGACGTCAAGCTGGCCGTGCGCGAGGTGCGCTTCGAGGACGGCGGCGCCACCGTGGTGGACGCGGCGGTGAGCCCGACCGCGCGCCTCGAGGTGGCCGGGGTGCGCCTGACCGCGCGCGACTTCGCCTGGCCGCCGCAGGTGCCGATGCCGGTGCAGATGGAGGCGCCCACCCCCGGCTCGGGACGCCTCACCGCGCGCGGCTCGATCGACCTGAGCGCCCATCATCTGGACCTGCAGGTCACGCCGACCGCGGTCGACCTGGCGCCCATGCAGCCCTACCTGCCGGTACGCGGGCGCGTCGCGGGCAAGGCGAGCGGCGATCTGCAGGTCCGGGCCACGCTCGAGCCGTTCACCCTGACCGCGCGCGGGACCGCATCGGTGGCCGACGTGGCGCTGGCCGACGACGCGCGGCCGCTGGTGACGGCGACCCGGCTCGAGACCACCGGCATCGAGTTCACCTGGCCCGCCTCGCTGATCGTCGATCGCGTCCGGCTGCAGAAGCCGTGGGCCCAGATCGAGCGGGCCGCCGACGACTCCTTCCCGCTCGCCGCGCTGCTGGCGCCGCCCGCCGCGCCCGCGGGGGCGCCGCCCCGGGAGAGCCGCCCGGGCGGCGCGGCGGGACCGCCGGCCCTCGACCTGCGCGTGCGCCGCGCGGGGATCGCGGACGGGACGTTCGTGCTCATCGACGCCACCGAGCGGCCGCCCGCGCGCGCGGAGATCCGCGAGGCCCGCCTCGGCGTCCGCAACTTCACCTGGCCGGCGCGCGAGGCGGTCGACGTGCGGCTGCGGGCGAACACCGCCACCGGGGGATCGGTGGATGCGCGCGGGCAGGCGCGGCTCGACCGGCAGACGGTAGATTTGAAGATCACGGCCAAGCAGCTGGACCTGGCGACCCTGCAGGCCTTCCTGCCGTCGCGCGGCACGCTCGCCGGCAAGGTGGATTCGGACCTGCGCGTGAAGGGCACGCTGTCGCCCCTGTCGGTGGCGGCCACCGGGAGCGTGGCGGTGGACGACACGATCTTCGGCGACGGGCAGCGCATGCTGGCCTACATCAAGCGCGTGGACATGACCGGCATCGACGCCGACTGGCCCCGCCGCGCGACCGTGCAGCGCATGGCGATCGACAAGCCGTGGGCGCTCGTCGAGCGCGAGGCGGACGGCCGCCTCCCGCTGCTCGACCTGCTCTTCCCGCCCGCGTCGGCCGGAACGGCCGCCGCCCCCCAGCCGCCGCCGTCCCCCCGGGCCGGGGCCGCCCCGCGCGGCGAGTCCGGCGCCGACCCGATCATCGCGGTGGGCGAGCTCGCGGTGGACGAGGGCTTCGTGCGCTTCGTGGACCGCACGACGACGCCGGCCTTCACCGAGGAGGCCTCGCGCATGGTCGTGACCGGCCGCGCCCTCGGCACCGTCCGCAACGGCAAGGGCCCGCTCGCGCTGACCGGCCGGCTCAGCGGCGGGACGCCCTTCGAGCTCAAGGGCACGCTGGGCGCGCTCACCGGCCCGCTCAACCTCGATCTCGACGGCAAGCTCACCGACTTCCCGCTGCCGCGGGTGAATCCCTACGCCAACAAGCTGATCGGCTGGATCGCTCGGCGCGGCGTCTTCGGCACCACCGTGCGCTACCGTGTCAGCGACAACGTGCTCACCGCCAGCAACGACATCGTGCTCGGGCAGCCCGACTTCGTGCCGTCACGCACTGGCGACGAGGTGCGCGAGCGGGTCGGGGTGCCCCTCGGCACGCTCATCGCGCTCCTCAAGAACGCGCGCGGCGAGGTGCGGCTGTCGGTGCCGGTCACCGGCAACGTGGCCACCCGCCAGTTCGATTTCAGCGACGCGTTCTGGCAGGCGGTGCGCAAGACCGCGATCGGCGTGGTGTCGCTGCCGGTGAGCTGGGTCGGCAAGATCTTCTACACCGAGGACGCGCGGGTCGAGACGATCCAGATCTGGCCGGTCTACTTCGAGCCGGGCACCGTCCGCTTCGCGGAGGGCTTCGACAAGCAGGCGCAGCGCGTGGGCACGTTCCTCCGCGACGCGCCGGCGGTGAAGCTCGCGATGAAGTCGGTGCTGACGGTGGACGACATCGCCGCCTTGAAGCGCGACGCGCTCCGTCAGCGGCTGGAGGGCGCCGCGCGCGAGGCGGGGGCCGGCGGGGTGGAGGCGGCGGCGGCCCGCCTCTTCGCCGAGCGCTTCCCGGGCCGGCCCGCGCCGGGCGGCGTCGACGCGACGGTGGCCGAGCTGGCCAGGGACGAGCCGAATCCGGACGCGGCGGCGAAGACCCTGTCGACGCGCCGGATGGAGGCGACGCGCGCCCAGCTGCAGAGCGCGGCGCGCATCGAGCCGGCGCGCCTGCACGTCACCGAGGGGCTGGTGCCGGTGGAAGGCGCCGGCCGCGGGCGCGTCGAGTTCGAGATCGAGCCCTAG
- a CDS encoding VOC family protein, producing the protein MAQAQTPRGINHIVLNVRDIEVSHRFWTEIMGFRCVAQLKPRPDRVRPKMRFYSGVSESGDVTHHDLALAEVPRPEGGNGHGEPETWSLMRGGIGLNHVAIAWPDRESWLKQVEFLQSKGVTFHRRINHGMTHSVYISDPDGHGIEVLYELPREVWEHDIDGAQNYAEVLPTEGPESLVDRVDNPVFK; encoded by the coding sequence ATGGCACAGGCACAGACGCCCCGCGGCATCAACCACATCGTCCTCAACGTGCGCGACATCGAGGTCTCGCACCGGTTCTGGACCGAGATCATGGGCTTCCGCTGCGTGGCCCAGCTCAAGCCTCGTCCCGACCGGGTGCGGCCCAAGATGCGCTTCTACAGCGGCGTGTCCGAGAGCGGCGACGTGACGCACCACGACCTGGCGCTGGCCGAGGTGCCACGGCCGGAGGGCGGCAACGGGCACGGCGAGCCCGAGACGTGGAGCCTGATGCGGGGCGGGATCGGGCTCAACCACGTGGCGATCGCCTGGCCGGATCGGGAGTCCTGGCTCAAGCAGGTCGAGTTCCTCCAGTCGAAGGGCGTCACGTTCCATCGGCGCATCAACCACGGCATGACCCACAGCGTGTACATCTCGGATCCGGACGGTCACGGCATCGAGGTGCTGTACGAGCTGCCGCGGGAGGTGTGGGAGCACGACATCGACGGCGCCCAGAACTACGCCGAGGTACTACCCACCGAGGGGCCGGAGTCGCTCGTGGACCGGGTGGACAACCCGGTCTTCAAGTAG
- a CDS encoding acyl-CoA dehydrogenase family protein: MTTPLEAARKLGPFIRASAPDTELQRELPRPLFEAMADAGLFRLALPRAIGGAEMDLPRYIEVIEEIGKGDASTGWVTNQVAIFATYAARMPSAAARAIWIDTPRSVVANTPVANAQAIAVPGGYRVTGRQGFSTGCRHASWLAAHATVVEDGRPRLDEGQPEMRYCFVPRAQAELLDTWHVRGMRGTGTHHFAVNDVFVPEERSVRSVTAPLVETGPLYQIPRTLVFASGDAAVALGTARACLAAFIELATTKTPRAMDQLLRDQVAAQSEVGHVEAHIRSGRAFLLETVGEIWHSLTTTGTITLEQRATLRLATTHGIRLAVQAVDMIYNMSGATAAYESSPIQRHFQDVHVISQHLQARLSHYELVGRHWLGLKVDETRL; this comes from the coding sequence GTGACCACCCCGCTCGAGGCCGCGCGCAAGCTCGGGCCCTTCATCCGCGCGTCGGCCCCGGACACCGAGCTGCAGCGCGAGCTGCCGCGGCCGCTGTTCGAGGCGATGGCGGATGCGGGGCTCTTCCGGCTCGCGCTGCCCCGGGCGATCGGCGGGGCCGAGATGGACCTGCCGCGCTACATCGAGGTCATCGAGGAGATCGGCAAGGGCGACGCCAGCACCGGCTGGGTCACCAACCAGGTCGCGATCTTCGCGACCTACGCCGCGCGCATGCCCTCCGCGGCGGCGCGCGCCATCTGGATCGACACGCCCCGCAGCGTGGTGGCCAACACCCCGGTGGCCAACGCCCAGGCCATCGCGGTGCCCGGCGGCTACCGGGTGACCGGACGCCAGGGCTTCAGCACCGGGTGCCGGCACGCCTCCTGGCTGGCCGCGCACGCCACCGTCGTCGAGGACGGCCGCCCGCGGCTCGATGAGGGGCAGCCCGAGATGCGCTACTGCTTCGTGCCGCGCGCCCAGGCCGAGCTGCTCGACACCTGGCACGTGCGTGGCATGCGCGGGACCGGCACGCACCACTTCGCGGTGAACGACGTCTTCGTGCCCGAGGAGCGCAGCGTGCGGTCGGTGACCGCGCCGCTCGTGGAGACCGGCCCGCTCTACCAGATCCCGCGCACGCTCGTGTTTGCCTCCGGCGACGCGGCGGTGGCCCTCGGCACCGCGCGCGCCTGTCTGGCCGCCTTCATCGAGCTGGCCACCACCAAGACCCCCCGCGCGATGGACCAGCTCCTGCGCGACCAGGTGGCGGCGCAGAGCGAGGTCGGCCACGTGGAGGCCCACATCCGCTCCGGCCGCGCGTTCCTGCTCGAGACGGTGGGCGAGATCTGGCACTCCCTCACCACCACCGGCACGATCACCCTCGAGCAGCGCGCGACCCTGCGGCTGGCCACCACCCACGGCATCCGGCTCGCGGTGCAGGCGGTGGACATGATCTACAACATGTCGGGCGCCACCGCGGCCTACGAGTCGAGCCCGATCCAGCGCCACTTCCAGGACGTGCACGTGATCAGCCAGCACCTGCAGGCACGCCTGTCCCACTACGAGCTGGTCGGTCGGCACTGGCTCGGTCTGAAGGTCGACGAGACGCGGCTCTAG
- a CDS encoding NIPSNAP family protein: MLFELRQYHIRPGQQAKWVKCMEEEIIPFQVKMGMVILGSFVGEEDQSVYVWIRRFESEPERKRLYDAVYQSDYWKNEISPRVGDMIDREQIKVTRLTATPHSVIQ, translated from the coding sequence ATGCTCTTCGAGCTGCGGCAGTACCACATCCGTCCCGGGCAGCAGGCGAAGTGGGTGAAGTGCATGGAGGAGGAGATCATCCCGTTCCAGGTCAAGATGGGCATGGTCATCCTGGGCAGCTTCGTGGGCGAGGAGGACCAGAGCGTCTACGTGTGGATCCGCCGCTTCGAGAGCGAGCCGGAGCGCAAGCGCCTCTACGACGCGGTCTACCAGAGCGACTACTGGAAGAACGAGATCAGCCCGCGCGTGGGCGACATGATCGACCGCGAGCAGATCAAGGTGACGCGCCTGACCGCGACCCCGCACTCGGTGATCCAGTAG
- a CDS encoding DUF6282 family protein produces the protein MSHLGCGGCHGSVAPVTLATGRGGRHSSAPSHGRAAGGGAAASSRESAGVQGYSPPPAPVSPIKGLIDFHTHAAPDIFGRSLDDDELATLAATRQMEAVVFKNHVTHTADRAFLVRKHVPGVKVFGGITLNHAVGGLNPQAVEWMWRMQGGYGRVVWFPTFDADNHVKRTRTGTAGIRVVDERGQVLPAARAVLKIAAAQRLVVQTGHAAPEEALALIAAAREEGCERIVVTHAQFDVVGMSLDHMKKAAALGGKLELCALLMLAGPTSPLEFMHHTARVEVADTAARIKAVGAEHFVLGTDLGQAGNPTPADGLQMLVAGLMKHGISREQIQTMGREIPGALLMG, from the coding sequence ATGTCTCATCTCGGGTGCGGCGGCTGTCACGGGAGCGTCGCGCCGGTCACGCTCGCGACCGGCCGCGGCGGCCGTCACTCGTCGGCGCCCTCGCACGGCCGCGCGGCCGGCGGAGGCGCGGCGGCCTCTTCCCGCGAGAGCGCCGGCGTCCAGGGCTACTCCCCGCCCCCGGCGCCGGTGAGCCCGATCAAGGGGCTGATCGACTTCCACACCCACGCGGCGCCCGACATCTTCGGCCGGTCCCTCGACGACGACGAGCTGGCGACCCTGGCCGCGACCCGTCAGATGGAAGCAGTGGTGTTCAAGAACCACGTGACCCACACCGCCGACCGCGCGTTCCTGGTGCGCAAGCACGTGCCCGGCGTCAAGGTATTCGGCGGCATCACGCTGAATCACGCGGTGGGCGGGCTGAACCCGCAGGCCGTCGAATGGATGTGGCGCATGCAGGGCGGCTACGGCCGGGTGGTCTGGTTCCCCACCTTCGACGCCGACAACCACGTCAAGCGCACCCGGACCGGGACGGCGGGCATCCGGGTCGTCGACGAGCGCGGCCAGGTCCTGCCCGCCGCGCGCGCGGTGCTGAAGATCGCGGCGGCCCAGCGCCTGGTGGTGCAGACCGGGCACGCCGCGCCGGAGGAGGCCCTCGCCCTGATCGCGGCCGCGCGCGAGGAAGGCTGCGAGCGCATCGTGGTCACCCACGCCCAGTTCGACGTCGTCGGCATGAGCCTCGATCACATGAAGAAGGCGGCCGCCCTCGGCGGGAAGCTCGAGCTGTGCGCCCTGCTCATGCTGGCGGGCCCGACCTCCCCACTCGAGTTCATGCACCACACCGCGCGCGTCGAGGTCGCGGACACCGCGGCCCGGATCAAGGCGGTGGGCGCCGAGCACTTCGTGCTGGGCACCGACCTGGGTCAGGCCGGCAATCCGACCCCCGCGGATGGCCTGCAGATGCTGGTGGCCGGGCTCATGAAGCACGGGATCAGCCGCGAGCAGATCCAGACCATGGGCCGCGAGATCCCCGGCGCGCTCCTGATGGGCTGA